In one Gadus morhua chromosome 15, gadMor3.0, whole genome shotgun sequence genomic region, the following are encoded:
- the LOC115560043 gene encoding LOW QUALITY PROTEIN: uncharacterized protein LOC115560043 (The sequence of the model RefSeq protein was modified relative to this genomic sequence to represent the inferred CDS: inserted 4 bases in 3 codons; deleted 1 base in 1 codon) has protein sequence MATITISLAVERFGTVEKLGTKTPYMNNRRAEKISRLRQELRVLKRQYKVAREEERDALSELRGILRKKLTTFRRAEWHRRRGKERAKRRSAFIANPFGVTKQLLGQKRSGNLVCPKEEIDNHLCNTYSDSAWEEDLGPYRSLIDPPGPTTDFNSKEPSWKEIQEVVKAARASSGPGPSGVPYKLYKRCPRLLHRLWKILRVIWRRGKVAQQWRFAEGVWIPKEENAKNIEQFRTISLLSVEGKIFFAILSRRLTEFLLKNEYIDTSVQKGGIPKVPACLEHTGVVMQLIREAREGKGDLAVLWLDLTNAYGSIPHKXLHRHHVPGKIRDLILDYYKSFKRVTSGTVISEWHRLEKGIITGCTISVILFALAMNMLVKSAAVECRGPLTKSGVRQPPIRAFMDDLTXTTTSVPGCRWILQGLEKIITWARMCFNPAKSRSLVLKRGKVSDKFRFSLDGTQIPSVTEKPIKSLGKTFDCTLKDAASIKATNRELEAWLTAVDKSGLPGKFKAWIYQHGVLPRILWPLLVYEFPITTVQGFERRISRYLRRWLGMPRSLSSIALYRHNNKLKLPISSLNEEFMVTRAREVLQYRESRDPKVSLALKSGLEGSDFLEGTVEQAESRLRHSVLVGPVASGRAGLGSVATTRYDKALGKDRRRLGQKEVRTGVEELRTSQMVGMRQQGAWTRWEQAVDRKISWSELWQAEPYRIKFLIASVYDVLPSPSNLFCWGKVDAPSCPLCLRRGTLEHILSCCSKALGEGRYAWRNDQVLKAIAETIFTSITQNKPLRPARQAIAFIRAGEEPKPKPRGTAGLLGTAPDWQMKADLGKQLRFPEQIVETTLRPDIVLFSDSTKQVVLLELTVPWEERMEEANERKRAKYANLVEECRDGGWRARCXPIEVGCRGCAAQSLCKAYSMLGVTGARQRKAIKTTTEAAEKASRWLWIKRGDPWVHAT, from the exons ATGGCAACCATCACCATCAGCCTTGCTGTCGAGAGATTTGGTACAGTGGAGAAGTTGGGTACCAAGACCCCCTACATGAACAACCGTAGGGCAGAGAAGATCAGCCGGTTAAGGCAGGAGCTGCGGGTCCTGAAGCGGCAGTACAAGGTAGCGCGAGAAGAGGAAAGGGATGCACTATCAGAACTTCGTGGCATCCTCAGGAAGAAGCTCACCACTTTTCGAAGGGCAGAATGGCACAGACggcgggggaaagagagggccaAGAGGCGGTCTGCCTTCATCGCAAACCCCTTTGGAGTCACCAAGCAGTTGCTTGGGCAAAAACGAAGTGGAAACCTCGTTTGTCCCAAAGAGGAGATCGACAACCATCTCTGCAACACATACAGTGATTCTGCTTGGGAGGAAGACCTAGGCCCCTACAGATCTTTGATAGACCCCCCAGGACCCACCACAGACTTCAACAGCAAGGAGCCCAGTTGGAAGGAGATTCAGGAAGTTGTCAAGGCAGCCAGAGCCAGTTCAGGCCCTGGACCAAGCGGAGTGCCCTACAAACTATACAAGAGGTGTCCCAGACTCCTTCACCGGCTGTGGAAGATCCTGAGGGTTAtctggaggaggggaaaggtAGCCCAACAATGGAGATTTGCAGAAGGTGTCTGGATTCCCAAGGAGGAGAATGCTAAGAACATCGAGCAGTTCAGAACGATCTCGCTGCTCAGCGTTGAGGGGAAGATATTCTTCGCCATCCTATCCCGTCGGTTGACGGAGTTCCTCCTGAAGAACGAGTACATCGACACCTCTGTACAGAAGGGCGGAATCCCAAAGGTGCCAGCATGCCTCGAACATACAGGTGTGGTCATGCAGTTGATCAGAGAGGCAAGAGAAGGGAAAGGAGACTTAGCTGTGCTGTGGCTCGATCTCACCAACGCTTATGGATCCATTCCTCATA CACTGCACCGGCACCATGTCCCAGGTAAAATTAGGGACCTTATCTTGGACTATTACAAGAGTTTCAAGCGAGTCACCTCTGGGACAGTCATATCTGAGTGGCATCGGCTGGAGAAAGGGATCATCACTGGATGCACTATTTCAGTGATTCTCTTTGCCTTGGCCATGAACATGCTGGTCAAGTCAGCAGCAGTCGAGTGCAGAGGTCCGCTCACCAAGTCTGGAGTCCGCCAGCCCCCCATCAGAGCCTTTATGGACGACCTGA TAACGACGACGTCAGTGCCGGGGTGCCGATGGATCCTTCAGGGCTTGGAGAAGATCATCACCTGGGCTCGGATGTGTTTCAACCCTGCAAAATCTAGGTCCCTGGTGCTCAAGAGGGGGAAAGTGTCTGACAAGTTCCGCTTCTCTCTGGACGGCACCCAGATTCCATCAGTCACCGAGAAACCCATCAAGAGCCTCGGAAAGACCTTTGATTGCACCCTGAAGGACGCTGCATCCATCAAGGCCACAAATCGGGAGCTGGAGGCGTGGCTGACAGCAGTGGACAAGTCGGGTCTGCCTGGTAAATTCAAGGCCTGGATTTACCAGCACGGTGTTCTCCCCAGGATTCTGTGGCCCCTGCTTGTGTACGAGTTCCCAATAACAACAGTACAGGGCTTCGAGAGGAGGATCAGCCGTTACCTCCGTAGATGGCTGGGCATGCCACGAAGCCTGAGTAGCATCGCTCTATACAGGCACAACAACAAACTGAAGCTCCCCATTAGCAGCCTGAATGAGGAGTTCATGGTAACTCGTGCAAGAGAGGTGCTGCAGTACAGGGAATCCAGGGATCCAAAGGTCTCTCTGGCATTGAAGTCAGGACTGGAAGGAAGTGACTTCCTGGAAGGAA cAGTCGAGCAGGCGGAGTCACGCTTGCGTCACAGCGTGCTGGTCGGCCCAGTGGCATCTGGACGAGCAGGGCTTGGTAGCGTTGCAACCACACGCTACGACAAAGCCCTGGGCAAAGACAGACGCCGATTGGGCCAAAAGGAAGTGAGAACTGGCGTGGAGGAACTGCGTACTAGCCAGATGGTGGGGATGCGACAGCAAGGCGCATGGACGAGATGGGAACAGGCAGTGGACCGCAAGATCTCCTGGTCTGAGCTTTGGCAAGCTGAGCCTTACCGGATCAAGTTCCTGATTGCGTCTGTCTATGACGTCTTACCCAGCCCATCCAACCTCTTCTGCTGGGGCAAGGTTGACGCACCATCATGTCCTTTGTGCCTCAGAAGGGGAACGCTAGAGCACATCCTCAGCTGTTGCTCCAAAGCCCTGGGAGAAGGACGCTACGCTTGGCGCAACGACCAGGTGCTGAAGGCGATAGCAGAAACCATCTTCACCAGCATCACCCAGAACAAGCCTCTCCGACCAGCAAGGCAGGCGATTGCTTTCATTCGAGCAGGGGAGGAGCCTAAGCCCAAGCCAAGGGGGACAGCGGGACTCCTTGGAACCGCACCGGACTGGCAGATGAAGGCCGACCTGGGGAAGCAGCTCAGATTCCCAGAGCAGATCGTGGAAACCACCCTGAGACCAGACATAGTTCTGTTCTCAGATTCAACCAAACAGGTGGTCCTACTTGAGCTGACAGTTCCCTGGGAGGAGCGCATGGAAGAGGCCAATGAGAGGAAGCGTGCCAAGTATGCCAACTTAGTGGAGGAGTGCCGC GACGGGGGGTGGCGTGCCCGGTG GCCAATAGAGGTGGGCTGTAGAGGCTGTGCAGCGCAATCTCTCTGCAAAGCATACAGCATGCTTGGAGTCACAGGTGCACGTCAGAGAAAGGCCATCAAGACCACCACAGAGGCAGCTGAGAAGGCCTCTAGATGGCTGTGGATCAAGAGGGGCGATCCGTGGGTACATGCTACTTAG